DNA from Demetria terragena DSM 11295:
CAGCGGGCAGGTATTCCTCGGTGATGACGAGATATCGGCTATGAATGACAAGAAGTTGACTGAGGTGCGCAGAGACCGGATCGGCTTCGTCTTCCAGGCGTTCAATCTCGTGCCGACCCTGACCGCCGAAGAGAACATCGTCCTGCCGCTGGCCATCGCGGGGCGTACGCCGGATCGCGCGTGGTTCGATGAAGTCATCGACACCATCGGGCTTCGGAATCGCCTTAAGCACAAGCCATCTGAGCTATCCGGTGGGCAACAGCAGCGTGTCGCGTGCGCACGCGCGCTGGTCAGTCGACCGGCGGTGGTGTTTGCGGATGAGCCGACGGGAAACCTCGATTCCGCATCAAGCGCTGAGGTCCTCGCGTTCCTGCGGCACAGCGTGGATGCCCTTGGTCAAACGGTGGTCATGGTGACCCACGAACCGGTGGCGGCCGGAGGTACCGATCGGGTGGTCTTCCTCGCCGATGGTCGCGTGGTTGACGAGATGCGTGAGCCCTCGGCGCAGCGCGTCCTTGACCGGATGAAGTCGATGGGCCCTCGCCGACCGTCTCTGGGGGACTAGACGATGCTGCGTGCCACGTGGAAATCGTTGTGGTCGCGAAAGATTCGGCTGTTTCTCAGCACATTTGCGATCGTGCTCGGCGTGGCCTTCGTCGCTGGTTCTCTCGTGTTCACCGCGACGCTGGACCGCGCCTTCCAGAGCATCATGACCGGCTCGGTGAGCGACGTGACGGTCCAGACCAAGGGCGCGGCGGCAGATGGTTTCTCGGGCGAGAGTCGGAAGGTTCCCGAGGGGATCCTGGATGACGTGCGTAGCGTCCCCGGAGTCGTACGCGCTGAGCCGGGGGTTGCCTCCTTCTCAAGTTTCGTGGTCGATCGGGACAACAAGGTGGTAGGCGGCGGGGGCGCGCCGGGCATCGGTCTGGCCTATCACGATGCGCCGGCCGCACACGGCATACCTGGACTGCGGATCTCCGAAGGAAAGGCGCCGACCACAGCAGATGAAGTGGTGATGGACCCGCGTACTGCCGAGCGCGCAGACTACCGAGTGGGGGACACCGTCACCGTGGTCACGGCGGGCGAATTGCCCCGCGTACGAGCAAAACTCGTGGGATTGGTCTCCTACTCCAATGGCAGCGGGCTGGCCGGAGCAAGCCTGGTGGCGTGGGACCTGCAGACCGCGCAGCGCCTTTACCTCAGCGGCCGCGGGTATAGCCAGATCTGGGTGGTGATCGACCAAAGCAAAACCCAGGACGAGGTACGCGACGCGGTGGCCAAGGTGCTGCCACGCGGTGTCGAAGCGGTGACTGGGGATCAGTTGGCTGACGAGAGCGGCGACGCGATCAAGGAGGCGCTGTCCTTCATCACGACTTTCCTGCTGATCTTCGCGGGCGTGGCGCTAGTCGTCGGGTCGTTCCTCATCGTCAACACCTTCTCGATTCTGGTCGCCCAGCGCAGCCGCGAGTTGGCGCTGCTGCGGGCGCTGGGCGCCTCGCGTCGGCAGATCACCCGGTCGGTGCTGCTGGAAGCCGTAGTCGTGGGAGTGGTTGGTTCCACCGCGGGGCTGTTTCTCGGAATGTTGCTGGCGCTGGGCATCAAGTCCCTATTCGGGCAGTTTGGCCTCGACCTGTCGGGGACTCCGTTGCAGTTCACCACAACTGCCGTGGTGGCGGCCTATGCCGTCGGCATGATTGTCACCGGGGTGGCCGCCTACCTACCGGCCCGCCGGGCCGCCCAGGTTGCTCCGGTCGCCGCACTTCGCGACGAGGTCGCGCTACCGGAACGGCTGCTGATCCGTCGGGCGCTTGCCGGTGTGTTCCTGATGCTCGTCGGGGCCGGACTTGAGGCGTGGGTGCTCACCGGTGACCGTGCCGGGGAGACAACATTTTTGGGCGCTGGGCTTCTCCTGGTGATCGTGGGCGCAGTGCTCGCCTGCCCGGTGCTTGCCCGGCCGATCATTCGTGGCCTGGGTGCGGCCTTCCGAGCGGTGTTCGGCACTGTCGGCAATCTGGCCGAGCAGAACGCACTTCG
Protein-coding regions in this window:
- a CDS encoding ABC transporter ATP-binding protein, whose amino-acid sequence is MTRNGAARAVGLTKSYGSGAAEVTALDQVDVELGEGEFTAIMGPSGSGKSTLMHCLAALDHPTSGQVFLGDDEISAMNDKKLTEVRRDRIGFVFQAFNLVPTLTAEENIVLPLAIAGRTPDRAWFDEVIDTIGLRNRLKHKPSELSGGQQQRVACARALVSRPAVVFADEPTGNLDSASSAEVLAFLRHSVDALGQTVVMVTHEPVAAGGTDRVVFLADGRVVDEMREPSAQRVLDRMKSMGPRRPSLGD
- a CDS encoding ABC transporter permease → MLRATWKSLWSRKIRLFLSTFAIVLGVAFVAGSLVFTATLDRAFQSIMTGSVSDVTVQTKGAAADGFSGESRKVPEGILDDVRSVPGVVRAEPGVASFSSFVVDRDNKVVGGGGAPGIGLAYHDAPAAHGIPGLRISEGKAPTTADEVVMDPRTAERADYRVGDTVTVVTAGELPRVRAKLVGLVSYSNGSGLAGASLVAWDLQTAQRLYLSGRGYSQIWVVIDQSKTQDEVRDAVAKVLPRGVEAVTGDQLADESGDAIKEALSFITTFLLIFAGVALVVGSFLIVNTFSILVAQRSRELALLRALGASRRQITRSVLLEAVVVGVVGSTAGLFLGMLLALGIKSLFGQFGLDLSGTPLQFTTTAVVAAYAVGMIVTGVAAYLPARRAAQVAPVAALRDEVALPERLLIRRALAGVFLMLVGAGLEAWVLTGDRAGETTFLGAGLLLVIVGAVLACPVLARPIIRGLGAAFRAVFGTVGNLAEQNALRQPRRTAATASALMIGLALVSMMSVFGASASRSVDKVIDENFDGDYVLSGNFGSPFSSSIAQEMERVDGVETVAPVRFSSATIDGKKGQLLGAVEPKSIVKVTDIEIAQGSLTDFDGRSALINEDQAKTLGVKPGSRITISRSGKSTPLTVAAVMKENAVLPPVVTTLATHAALKGSPQDNYVYLTRTPSADASAVRTQLEAIIEQSPTITLKDQDQFKTEQREPIDQMLLLIYALLGLAVVIAILGIVNTLALSVIERTREIGLLRAVGLSRRQLRRMIRLESIIIAVVGAALGVLIGTGFGIVLQRSQRADGVAVLAIPWGQLLVFVILAALVGVLAAWFPARRAARLDVLRAIGSD